A single window of Granulicella mallensis MP5ACTX8 DNA harbors:
- the lepB gene encoding signal peptidase I: MNEELLPETVEAAPARPVQGVHDGVLPHLQALLEILVLAIFFATFIAQPDRVPSGSMEPTLRVGDFYLVNKQACAPRGVFDRILPAATVHRGELVVFHYPPEPGKDLIKRVVGLPGDHLRLRDGHVLLDGASLAEPYAVYNQAQPDGFRDDFPSMRSADPNVDPRWWAELRRIVANGEIVVPPGRYFVMGDNRNDSEDSRYWGFVPRDALVGRPLVVYFSLAAPPNADSSVRRSFWEGLRDRWQGIRVLR, translated from the coding sequence TTGAACGAGGAGCTACTGCCGGAGACCGTGGAAGCCGCACCGGCACGCCCTGTACAGGGGGTGCATGACGGGGTGCTGCCGCATCTGCAGGCTCTGCTGGAGATCCTGGTCCTCGCCATCTTTTTCGCCACCTTCATCGCGCAGCCGGACCGCGTCCCTTCGGGGTCGATGGAGCCGACGCTGCGGGTGGGCGACTTCTACCTTGTAAACAAGCAGGCCTGCGCGCCCAGGGGAGTCTTCGACCGCATCTTGCCGGCGGCTACGGTTCATCGCGGCGAGCTGGTTGTCTTCCACTACCCGCCGGAGCCCGGCAAGGACCTGATCAAGCGGGTGGTGGGGCTTCCGGGCGACCATCTGCGGCTGCGTGACGGGCATGTCCTGCTCGATGGGGCATCGCTGGCTGAGCCTTACGCGGTTTATAACCAGGCCCAGCCCGATGGCTTTCGCGACGATTTTCCTTCCATGAGGAGTGCGGACCCGAACGTCGATCCGCGCTGGTGGGCGGAGCTGCGGCGCATTGTGGCCAATGGCGAGATTGTTGTACCGCCGGGCCGCTACTTTGTCATGGGCGATAATCGCAACGACAGCGAGGACAGCCGCTACTGGGGTTTCGTTCCGCGTGACGCTCTCGTGGGACGGCCGTTGGTGGTGTATTTTTCCCTGGCTGCGCCACCGAACGCAGATTCGTCCGTTCGGAGATCGTTCTGGGAGGGGTTGCGCGACCGTTGGCAGGGGATTCGCGTGCTTCGGTAG
- the lepB gene encoding signal peptidase I: MSGHPKLNKSAAKPVAEPNETPLEAIASLGTVIIIWIFVIGFVFQNFAIPSGSMENTLLVGDHLVVDHTTLAPQTKWAPFVHYRSVQRGDVVVFWKPHSESPDLILVKRAIGVPGDKVHLRKGVVYVNGVAQSEPYAIQPGDDNYASFRDDFPSDLAGLSRQASNNLKALEGCEEQACINERAWANRTISWVDELPAFIQGDDLVVPPGNVFVMGDNRANSLDSRFWGFVPQENIIGRPLFIYWSFKTPEDQENKTGMGDRIGFIFHTVTHFFDGTRWNRTLHVVR; this comes from the coding sequence ATGAGCGGACACCCCAAGTTGAACAAGAGTGCAGCGAAACCTGTCGCCGAACCTAACGAGACGCCCCTGGAGGCCATCGCTTCCCTTGGCACGGTGATCATCATCTGGATCTTTGTTATAGGGTTCGTCTTTCAGAACTTCGCGATTCCCTCGGGTTCCATGGAAAACACGCTTCTGGTCGGCGATCATCTAGTCGTCGACCATACTACATTGGCTCCCCAGACAAAGTGGGCTCCCTTTGTGCACTACCGTTCGGTCCAGCGCGGCGATGTCGTGGTCTTTTGGAAGCCGCATTCAGAGTCACCGGACCTGATCCTGGTGAAGCGTGCCATTGGAGTGCCGGGCGACAAGGTTCATCTGCGCAAGGGCGTGGTGTATGTCAACGGCGTCGCCCAGAGCGAACCCTATGCCATCCAGCCCGGCGACGACAATTATGCTTCGTTCCGCGATGATTTTCCGTCGGACCTTGCAGGGCTCAGCAGGCAGGCGAGCAATAACCTGAAGGCACTTGAGGGCTGCGAGGAGCAAGCGTGCATCAACGAAAGAGCGTGGGCCAACAGAACGATCTCCTGGGTTGATGAACTGCCTGCTTTTATCCAGGGAGACGATCTTGTGGTCCCGCCGGGCAATGTCTTTGTGATGGGGGACAACCGCGCCAATAGCCTCGATAGCCGCTTCTGGGGATTTGTGCCGCAGGAGAACATCATAGGACGGCCCCTGTTTATCTATTGGTCATTCAAGACACCAGAGGACCAGGAAAATAAGACCGGCATGGGGGACCGCATCGGCTTTATCTTCCACACTGTGACGCACTTCTTCGATGGGACTCGCTGGAACCGCACGCTGCACGTTGTTCGCTAG
- the lepB gene encoding signal peptidase I, translating into MNKSAEEPVAEERNDAAAGKSKDTKQNQERTETPLEALASISTVLVVGLFVMSFIFQNFEIPSASMEKTLLIGDHVVVDRATLAPQTKWAPFLHYRPVQRGDIIVFLKPNPETPDLILVKRAIGLPGDRIHLRKGIVYLNGVAQNEPYAGMPTNDGVYEHGYIPYRDDFPSDVAGISEQAINNHASLWAVELPSHIQGDDLVVPPGTVFAMGDNRTESLDGRYWGFVPQENIMGRPLFVYWSFKTPADQEDKTSMGDRIGFVFHVMLHIFDGTRWNRTLHVIR; encoded by the coding sequence TTGAACAAGAGCGCAGAGGAACCGGTCGCCGAAGAGCGCAACGACGCTGCCGCCGGAAAGTCGAAGGACACGAAACAGAATCAGGAGCGCACCGAGACGCCGCTCGAGGCCTTGGCTTCCATCAGCACCGTTCTGGTCGTCGGGCTCTTCGTGATGTCCTTTATCTTTCAAAACTTTGAGATCCCTTCGGCCTCGATGGAGAAGACGCTGCTCATCGGCGACCATGTAGTCGTCGACCGCGCTACGCTGGCTCCGCAGACCAAATGGGCTCCTTTCTTGCACTATCGCCCGGTACAGCGTGGCGACATCATCGTCTTCCTCAAGCCGAACCCGGAGACGCCGGACCTGATCCTGGTCAAGCGCGCCATTGGGCTTCCCGGCGACCGCATTCACCTGCGCAAAGGCATCGTTTATCTCAACGGTGTGGCGCAGAACGAACCCTATGCGGGGATGCCCACGAACGACGGCGTCTATGAGCACGGCTATATCCCCTACCGCGACGATTTTCCCTCCGATGTGGCCGGGATCAGCGAGCAGGCGATCAACAACCATGCGTCCCTATGGGCCGTTGAGCTGCCCAGTCATATCCAGGGCGACGACCTCGTCGTTCCGCCAGGCACCGTCTTCGCGATGGGTGACAACCGCACGGAAAGCCTCGATGGCCGTTACTGGGGCTTTGTTCCGCAGGAGAACATCATGGGACGGCCCCTGTTCGTCTACTGGTCGTTCAAGACGCCGGCGGACCAGGAAGATAAGACCAGCATGGGCGACCGTATCGGCTTCGTCTTCCACGTGATGCTGCACATCTTCGATGGAACCCGCTGGAACCGCACCCTGCATGTCATTCGCTAG
- a CDS encoding AsmA family protein has product MTEHTSDIEYDLPPRSVARRRLVFAAVALLVVLVLVVTPPLLNVNRLRHRIATSMSESLGRPVHLDSVTLHLLPMPGFTLNNLVVSEDPAFGSEPVIRANQVEARLRFSSLWRRQVEFSTIRFIESDGNHPSLNIVRNAQGRWNLEDILMQAAHANTAPTAQRKAGSVPRFPYIEATSARVNIKLGEEKMPFSLTDTDFALWLSSPQQWSVRLQGTPARTDTNASDTGEMRLEGTLERAARFADVPLKLTASWAHAQMGEASLLIAGHDAGWRGTMEMGATLTGRLGAANLTTDVHLTDLRRADFVPAKQLDVSAHCTAQAEVVTITLMQATCTLPTSGPQPIVLTSPLIDLQRPDEAAGSLEINAVPLAWALDWAKLFSQRISPELQPDGRIDGQIQRVAGQSSTSLLGNLRATLLPAAPSNSSARTIVPPAPTVFNGQVALPAVSVRGNPSANLQLQPTVLRLGTASQVTLSGDVDPAGYVLHLSGNASLAQVKTLAGFLPPLGDGLEEALPGKAAPETLRELSVSCSRLWDGMQKCVSTAADVPLKKKRSGKRR; this is encoded by the coding sequence ATGACCGAGCACACCTCCGACATCGAATATGACTTGCCGCCGCGTTCTGTAGCGCGACGACGGCTCGTGTTCGCCGCTGTCGCGTTACTCGTGGTGCTGGTGCTGGTCGTTACGCCGCCGCTGCTCAACGTCAACCGTCTGCGGCACCGCATTGCCACCAGCATGAGCGAGAGCCTGGGCCGGCCGGTTCATCTCGACAGCGTTACGTTGCATCTGCTGCCTATGCCCGGCTTTACGCTGAACAATCTCGTCGTCAGTGAAGACCCGGCGTTCGGCTCCGAGCCGGTGATCCGCGCCAACCAGGTAGAAGCCCGGCTACGTTTCAGCTCCCTATGGCGGCGTCAGGTGGAGTTCTCGACCATCCGCTTCATTGAAAGCGATGGCAATCATCCCAGCCTGAACATCGTGCGCAATGCACAGGGCCGCTGGAACCTTGAAGACATCCTGATGCAGGCCGCGCACGCGAACACGGCTCCCACTGCCCAGCGCAAGGCGGGCTCGGTACCGCGCTTTCCTTACATTGAAGCCACCAGCGCCCGGGTGAATATCAAGCTCGGAGAGGAGAAGATGCCGTTCTCCCTGACCGATACAGATTTTGCCCTGTGGTTGTCCTCGCCGCAGCAGTGGAGTGTGCGGCTGCAGGGCACACCGGCGCGCACGGACACCAACGCCTCCGATACGGGCGAGATGCGGCTTGAAGGAACACTGGAACGTGCTGCACGGTTTGCGGATGTCCCTTTGAAACTGACTGCGAGCTGGGCCCACGCGCAGATGGGCGAGGCTAGCCTCCTGATCGCCGGACACGACGCCGGTTGGCGCGGAACGATGGAGATGGGGGCAACACTGACAGGGCGGCTGGGCGCAGCGAACCTGACCACGGACGTGCACCTGACCGACCTGCGCCGGGCGGACTTCGTTCCCGCAAAGCAGTTGGATGTCTCCGCGCACTGCACGGCACAGGCCGAGGTGGTGACGATCACGCTGATGCAGGCTACCTGCACGCTGCCGACGTCCGGACCGCAGCCTATCGTGCTGACTTCGCCGCTGATCGATCTGCAACGGCCCGATGAAGCCGCTGGCAGCCTTGAGATCAATGCCGTTCCACTGGCCTGGGCGCTCGACTGGGCAAAGCTGTTTTCGCAGCGGATCTCGCCCGAGCTGCAGCCGGATGGCAGGATCGACGGGCAGATCCAACGTGTGGCCGGCCAGTCCTCAACCTCTTTGCTGGGTAACCTTCGCGCGACGTTACTTCCCGCAGCTCCTTCGAATAGCAGTGCGCGCACGATTGTTCCGCCCGCGCCTACTGTCTTCAATGGGCAGGTAGCGTTACCCGCTGTCTCTGTGCGAGGCAATCCTTCTGCGAACCTTCAACTGCAGCCCACCGTGCTTCGTCTCGGTACGGCGTCGCAGGTTACCTTGTCGGGTGATGTTGATCCTGCGGGCTACGTGCTGCATCTCTCCGGCAATGCCAGCCTGGCCCAGGTGAAGACGCTTGCAGGATTCCTGCCTCCACTGGGCGATGGTCTGGAGGAAGCTCTTCCGGGAAAGGCTGCCCCCGAGACATTGCGTGAGTTGTCTGTGTCTTGTTCACGGCTCTGGGATGGGATGCAGAAGTGCGTGTCTACTGCGGCGGATGTGCCACTGAAGAAGAAGCGGTCTGGTAAGAGACGGTAG
- a CDS encoding efflux transporter outer membrane subunit — protein sequence MRTHSLPTAAALIATLALSGCKVGPNYKAPAMPAPPAYSDNGHNGNWTTATPADGTLRGDWWTVYQDSTLNDFEQRCAKSNQTIEAALHSYEQAHDIVRENRAALFPTVSIGASATRNLISDTKPLHVPGEATNYWDFLIPLSISWEPDFWGAIRRQIESSAANAQASAADLANTRLSLQGMLAVSYVQLRGVDLQAQLLRSTLDSFQQTLQLTKDRLKGGLASQSDVEQAQTQLEQTQAQLIDLGVQRAQLEHAIAVLVGEAATNFHIEEKPLAGDPPSVPTGIPSELLQRRPDIASAERHVASANALIGVAKAAYYPSIVLGASGGVETDKIGQLFNSSSAMWNAGPGINETIYDAGRRKAQVDFAIAQRAQATALYREQVLSAFRDVEDQLSALRVLEQEATVTDRAVASAKRSTELSTMRYKRGLATYLEVLTAQTIELANERTAASLVTQRIVASAQLQLALGGGWDAAQLPKN from the coding sequence ATGAGAACCCATAGTCTTCCCACAGCAGCAGCGTTGATTGCAACGCTGGCGCTGAGCGGGTGCAAGGTCGGCCCGAACTACAAGGCTCCGGCCATGCCTGCCCCGCCCGCGTATAGCGATAACGGCCACAATGGCAACTGGACTACAGCCACTCCCGCGGACGGAACGCTCCGGGGCGATTGGTGGACCGTGTACCAGGACTCGACATTGAATGACTTTGAGCAGCGCTGCGCGAAGTCCAACCAGACCATCGAAGCTGCCCTGCATTCCTACGAACAGGCGCACGATATCGTTCGAGAGAACAGGGCGGCTTTATTCCCCACCGTGTCCATCGGCGCCTCGGCGACCCGGAATCTTATCTCCGACACCAAGCCTTTACACGTACCAGGCGAAGCCACGAACTATTGGGACTTCCTGATTCCGTTGAGTATCTCCTGGGAGCCTGACTTCTGGGGTGCCATTCGCAGGCAGATCGAATCGAGCGCGGCCAATGCGCAGGCCTCGGCGGCCGATCTCGCGAACACCCGCCTGAGTCTACAAGGCATGCTGGCCGTCTCCTACGTCCAACTGCGCGGCGTTGACCTGCAGGCTCAGCTCTTGCGCTCGACGCTCGACTCCTTTCAGCAGACGCTGCAACTCACAAAGGATCGGCTGAAGGGCGGCCTGGCGTCGCAAAGCGATGTGGAGCAGGCGCAGACGCAGCTCGAGCAGACACAGGCTCAGCTCATCGATCTCGGCGTGCAGCGCGCGCAGCTCGAGCACGCGATTGCTGTACTGGTCGGCGAAGCAGCCACGAACTTCCATATCGAGGAGAAGCCGCTTGCGGGCGATCCGCCCAGCGTGCCGACCGGTATCCCTTCGGAGCTGCTCCAGCGCCGGCCTGATATTGCAAGCGCGGAACGCCATGTCGCCTCGGCGAACGCCCTGATCGGCGTTGCGAAGGCCGCCTATTATCCCAGCATTGTGCTGGGAGCGAGCGGTGGCGTGGAGACCGATAAGATTGGACAGCTCTTCAACTCAAGCAGTGCAATGTGGAACGCCGGACCGGGGATCAACGAGACCATCTACGACGCCGGCCGCAGGAAGGCGCAAGTCGACTTCGCGATAGCCCAGCGTGCGCAGGCCACGGCGCTCTACCGCGAACAGGTGCTCTCTGCCTTCCGCGATGTCGAAGACCAACTCTCCGCGTTGCGCGTGCTGGAGCAGGAGGCGACCGTAACCGATCGCGCCGTCGCTTCAGCAAAACGCAGCACTGAGCTCTCGACGATGCGCTACAAGCGTGGACTGGCAACGTATCTCGAAGTGCTGACCGCCCAGACCATCGAGTTGGCCAACGAGCGTACGGCAGCTTCGCTGGTAACGCAGCGCATCGTAGCCAGCGCGCAGCTCCAGTTAGCGCTGGGCGGCGGTTGGGACGCAGCGCAACTCCCTAAGAACTAA
- a CDS encoding efflux RND transporter periplasmic adaptor subunit, translated as MSDEKLTNSAERLPQNNAPQGAHGDKAMSAQNQSDQSNQQHPAQANQAGSHGEGHHPEVIQHEPPPKVSRASVLVPVLIVFVVTVVLAIAGILHRQHASTVLAKYTDTVAAPPVSIQQPVLQQNAQEIVIPGNMQAFTLAPIYARTTGYVKAWYRDIGSHVSKGELLAIIETPELDQQLAQAKADLATAQSNAALAKTTAERYVDLIGKNAVSQQDTDNATTQLESQTTMVNSAQANVRRLEELQSFERIVAPFDGVITQRNIDVGQLITAEGSTTTAGAGTITGSKETFDISAVRTLRVFINVPQIYSPDAKNGAIATLTLPQYPGRKFEGKLVRSSNSVDPASRTLLAEVDVQNPTGELLPGSYTEVHLHTSNPAPALIVPVSALILETDGLRVATVDGNNIAHLVHITVGRDFGTSVEVLNGLEKGQGVIANPPDSLTDGEKVRVVTPKQAGAEAK; from the coding sequence ATGAGCGACGAGAAACTGACGAATTCCGCCGAACGACTTCCACAGAACAACGCGCCACAAGGCGCACATGGAGACAAGGCAATGAGTGCCCAGAATCAATCGGATCAATCGAATCAACAGCACCCGGCACAGGCGAACCAGGCGGGCTCTCACGGAGAAGGCCACCACCCCGAGGTGATCCAGCATGAACCGCCACCGAAGGTCTCCCGTGCGTCCGTACTGGTGCCGGTGCTCATCGTCTTCGTCGTGACGGTCGTCCTCGCGATCGCCGGCATCCTCCATCGGCAGCACGCGAGCACGGTGCTCGCGAAGTACACCGACACGGTAGCCGCGCCACCGGTCTCTATCCAGCAGCCGGTGCTGCAACAGAACGCCCAGGAGATCGTGATCCCGGGTAACATGCAGGCCTTCACCCTCGCTCCGATCTACGCGCGAACCACGGGCTACGTAAAGGCCTGGTACCGCGACATCGGTTCGCATGTGAGCAAGGGCGAGCTGCTGGCCATCATCGAGACTCCGGAACTGGACCAGCAGCTGGCACAAGCGAAAGCCGACCTCGCTACCGCACAGAGCAACGCCGCCCTGGCGAAGACAACAGCCGAGCGCTACGTAGACCTGATCGGTAAAAACGCCGTCTCGCAGCAGGACACGGACAACGCCACCACCCAGTTGGAATCACAGACCACCATGGTGAACTCCGCACAGGCCAACGTGCGCCGGTTGGAGGAACTCCAGTCCTTCGAACGCATCGTAGCTCCCTTCGATGGCGTGATCACCCAGCGCAACATCGACGTCGGTCAGTTGATTACGGCGGAAGGCAGCACGACGACAGCCGGAGCAGGAACCATTACAGGAAGCAAGGAGACCTTCGACATCTCCGCTGTGCGTACCCTGCGCGTCTTCATCAATGTGCCGCAGATCTATTCGCCCGATGCGAAGAACGGCGCGATCGCGACCCTGACACTGCCGCAGTATCCGGGCCGCAAGTTCGAAGGCAAGCTGGTACGGTCGTCGAACTCGGTCGATCCGGCATCACGCACCCTGCTTGCCGAAGTGGACGTCCAGAACCCGACCGGTGAGCTTCTGCCGGGCAGCTATACCGAAGTCCACCTGCATACCTCCAACCCCGCGCCCGCACTGATCGTGCCGGTGAGCGCGCTGATCCTGGAGACGGATGGGCTGCGTGTGGCCACCGTCGACGGAAACAACATCGCGCACCTGGTGCATATAACGGTAGGCCGCGACTTCGGCACTTCGGTTGAAGTTCTGAACGGCTTGGAGAAGGGACAAGGGGTCATCGCGAATCCGCCGGATTCGCTGACCGATGGCGAGAAGGTTCGCGTCGTAACCCCGAAACAGGCGGGAGCGGAGGCGAAGTAA
- a CDS encoding efflux RND transporter permease subunit yields MWIVRLALKRPYTFVVLSLLLFIIGPVVMLRTPVDIFPNIDIPVVSVVWNYAGMSPQELSDRIVLPFERSLTTTVNDIEHSESQTLNGVSVVKIFFRPQVNISQAVAQVTAISQTALRQYPQGTTPPLVIQYSASSVPVLQLGLSGNGLTEQQLNDFGQNFVRTQLATVQGAALAFPYGGKQRQVQVDINTQKLQAYGLSASDVVNSFNAQNIILPGGDVKMGHIDYPVETNSAPTSIKDLNDLPIKTVNGATVYIRDIGNVRDGFPPQTNIVRVDGQRSSLLSIQKTGNSSTLDIIANVRAQLPSILAQLPPQLRLTPIADQSIFVRAAISGVVREALIAACLTAAMILIFLGSWRSTVIIAVSIPLSVICSLLMLAALGETINIMTLGGLALAVGILVDDATVEIENINRNLEEGKEVEDAILTGAAQIAVPAFVSTISICIVFVPMFFLTGVAKYLFVPLAEAVVFAMLASYFLSRTIVPTMAKYLLKGHEHDREEQAKKSKNPFVRFQITFEHYFEKLRQWYYGVLGFCMEYRAVFLIAIVAFWVGSITLLYPWLGQDFFPSVDGGQFKLHVRAHTGTRIEDTARLCDEIEAEIRQEIPEAEMGTVIDNIGIPYSGLNLSYSNSATVGTADADILVTLAEKHRPTDEYTHSLRDRLTKQFPGTEFYYLPTDMVSQILNFGLPAPIDIQLVGQAIDQNHALAEQMMEQISQIPGTTDLRIQQPFNLPSWTVNVDRTRAQQVGFSQHDVANDVLTSLSGSFQTSPTFYLNPQNHVSYNIAVQTPQYDVQNLQQLQNFPIATIGSNRTPQILGNIASIDRGTEQGTVSHYNARSVIDIYGSVEGTDLASVATKIDQIVKNNKGKLPRGTEVIVRGQIQTMRTSFVGLVAGLLFSIILVYALIVVNFQSWLDPFIIIAALPGALAGIVWLLFLTGTHISVPALTGAIMCVGVATANSILVVSFAKEQMEAGLNAAEAALSAGFTRFRPVIMTALAMMIGMVPMALGLGDGGEQNAPLGRAVIGGLLLATFGTLTFVPVFFSFMHRKDKPHANPPAEHGNEAHA; encoded by the coding sequence ATGTGGATCGTCCGTCTCGCACTTAAGAGACCATACACATTCGTCGTTTTGTCGCTGCTGCTTTTCATCATTGGCCCCGTGGTCATGTTGCGGACGCCGGTCGACATCTTCCCCAATATCGATATTCCCGTCGTCTCCGTCGTCTGGAACTACGCGGGCATGTCACCGCAGGAGTTGAGCGACCGTATCGTACTGCCCTTTGAGCGCAGCCTTACGACAACCGTCAACGACATCGAGCACTCCGAGTCGCAGACTTTGAACGGCGTCTCCGTCGTCAAGATCTTCTTCCGGCCGCAGGTCAACATCTCGCAGGCCGTGGCGCAGGTTACGGCGATCTCGCAGACCGCGCTGCGCCAGTACCCACAGGGCACCACCCCTCCGCTGGTCATTCAGTACAGCGCGTCGAGCGTGCCGGTACTGCAACTGGGACTCTCCGGAAACGGCCTGACCGAACAGCAGTTGAACGACTTCGGACAGAACTTTGTCCGTACTCAGCTTGCGACCGTGCAGGGTGCGGCTCTGGCGTTCCCCTATGGCGGCAAGCAGCGCCAGGTACAGGTAGACATCAATACGCAGAAGCTGCAGGCGTATGGACTCTCCGCTTCGGACGTGGTGAACTCCTTCAACGCGCAGAACATCATTCTGCCCGGCGGCGACGTCAAGATGGGCCACATCGACTACCCAGTCGAGACCAACAGCGCACCGACCTCGATTAAGGACCTGAACGATCTGCCGATCAAGACCGTGAACGGCGCTACGGTCTACATTCGCGACATCGGAAACGTACGCGACGGATTCCCGCCGCAGACAAACATCGTTCGCGTCGATGGGCAGCGCTCCTCGCTGCTGAGCATCCAGAAGACAGGTAACTCCTCGACGCTGGACATCATTGCGAACGTACGCGCTCAGTTGCCATCGATTCTTGCCCAGCTGCCTCCCCAACTGCGGCTGACTCCCATTGCCGATCAATCCATCTTCGTGCGCGCCGCGATCAGCGGTGTAGTACGTGAGGCCCTGATCGCCGCCTGCCTGACCGCGGCGATGATCCTGATCTTCCTCGGAAGCTGGCGTTCGACGGTCATCATTGCGGTGTCGATTCCGCTCTCGGTCATCTGCTCACTGCTGATGCTGGCAGCGCTGGGCGAGACGATCAACATCATGACGCTCGGCGGTCTCGCGCTGGCGGTCGGCATCCTGGTCGACGACGCAACCGTCGAAATCGAAAACATCAACCGTAACCTCGAAGAGGGTAAAGAGGTTGAAGACGCGATTCTGACCGGCGCCGCGCAGATCGCCGTGCCGGCCTTCGTCTCGACGATCTCCATCTGCATCGTGTTCGTGCCGATGTTCTTCCTCACCGGCGTCGCGAAGTATCTGTTCGTTCCTCTCGCCGAAGCCGTCGTCTTCGCCATGCTCGCGTCCTACTTCCTCTCGCGAACCATTGTGCCTACGATGGCGAAGTACCTGCTGAAGGGTCATGAGCACGATCGGGAAGAACAGGCGAAGAAGAGCAAGAACCCCTTCGTCCGCTTCCAGATCACCTTCGAGCACTACTTCGAGAAGCTGCGGCAGTGGTACTACGGCGTGCTGGGCTTCTGCATGGAGTACCGCGCGGTCTTCCTGATCGCCATCGTCGCGTTCTGGGTGGGATCGATCACTCTTTTGTATCCGTGGCTGGGGCAGGACTTCTTCCCCTCCGTGGACGGCGGTCAGTTCAAGCTGCATGTGCGTGCTCATACCGGAACGCGCATTGAAGATACGGCCCGGCTCTGCGACGAGATCGAAGCCGAGATTCGTCAGGAGATCCCGGAGGCGGAGATGGGAACCGTCATCGACAATATCGGCATCCCCTACTCCGGCCTGAATCTCTCCTACTCCAACTCGGCCACGGTTGGCACTGCCGATGCGGACATCCTGGTCACGCTGGCGGAAAAGCATCGTCCTACCGACGAGTACACGCACTCCCTGCGCGACAGGCTGACAAAGCAGTTCCCCGGCACGGAGTTCTATTACCTGCCGACGGACATGGTGAGCCAGATCCTGAACTTCGGCCTGCCGGCACCAATCGACATCCAGTTGGTCGGACAGGCCATAGATCAGAATCACGCGCTGGCTGAGCAGATGATGGAGCAGATCAGCCAGATCCCCGGCACGACGGACCTGCGCATTCAGCAGCCCTTCAACCTGCCGAGCTGGACGGTCAACGTGGACCGCACCCGGGCGCAGCAGGTCGGCTTCAGCCAGCACGATGTGGCCAACGACGTGCTGACCAGCTTGAGCGGCAGCTTCCAGACCTCGCCGACGTTCTATCTCAACCCACAGAACCACGTGAGTTACAACATTGCGGTGCAGACGCCGCAGTATGACGTCCAGAACCTGCAGCAGCTTCAGAACTTCCCCATTGCCACCATCGGCTCAAACAGGACCCCGCAGATTCTCGGCAATATCGCGTCGATCGATCGCGGCACCGAGCAGGGTACCGTGAGCCACTACAACGCCCGCTCGGTCATCGATATCTACGGGTCCGTCGAAGGGACTGACCTGGCCAGTGTCGCCACCAAGATCGATCAGATCGTGAAGAACAATAAAGGCAAGCTGCCGCGCGGAACCGAGGTCATCGTACGCGGTCAGATCCAGACGATGCGCACGTCCTTTGTCGGACTGGTGGCCGGCCTGCTGTTCTCGATCATCCTGGTCTACGCGCTGATCGTGGTGAACTTCCAGAGCTGGCTCGATCCGTTCATCATCATCGCTGCCTTGCCGGGCGCGCTGGCCGGTATCGTCTGGCTGCTGTTCCTTACCGGAACGCACATCAGCGTTCCTGCCCTGACCGGCGCTATCATGTGCGTAGGTGTGGCAACGGCGAACTCGATCCTTGTGGTCAGCTTCGCGAAGGAGCAAATGGAGGCCGGGCTGAATGCAGCCGAGGCGGCACTCTCCGCGGGCTTCACGCGCTTCCGTCCGGTCATCATGACGGCGCTGGCGATGATGATCGGCATGGTGCCGATGGCACTGGGCCTCGGCGATGGCGGCGAGCAGAATGCGCCTCTGGGCCGTGCCGTTATCGGCGGCCTGCTGCTGGCGACGTTCGGCACCCTGACCTTCGTCCCGGTCTTCTTCTCCTTCATGCACCGCAAGGATAAGCCGCATGCCAACCCGCCTGCAGAACACGGGAATGAGGCACACGCATGA
- a CDS encoding TetR/AcrR family transcriptional regulator, translating to MLGTIVSRSGRVKMLQEMPLPDEPKSRGRQRSIEAEVAILKATLYLLERKPLRKVTADAIAKRAGVSKATIYKWWPNKSLVALDAYLAGMTERVIMPNTGSAEKDFTEQLQSVMTFYKSPLGRLFGQFIAEGQSDPGFLALFRERFLYARRDAARIMWRRGVDRGEIREDIDTEIVLDLIYGPMIFRLLAGHGSLSDRESEFMVEAIFGGIRRPGYQVSTKTEQDSKHL from the coding sequence GTGCTTGGAACCATTGTAAGCAGGAGCGGCCGCGTAAAGATGCTCCAAGAGATGCCGCTCCCCGACGAGCCGAAGTCGCGCGGACGGCAGCGCAGCATTGAAGCCGAAGTCGCGATTCTCAAGGCAACGCTCTACCTGCTGGAGCGCAAGCCGCTCCGCAAGGTAACCGCCGACGCCATCGCCAAACGGGCCGGCGTCAGCAAAGCCACCATTTATAAATGGTGGCCCAACAAAAGTTTAGTTGCACTCGACGCTTATCTCGCCGGCATGACGGAGCGGGTCATCATGCCGAATACCGGATCGGCCGAGAAGGATTTCACGGAACAACTGCAGTCTGTAATGACCTTTTACAAGTCGCCGCTGGGCAGACTGTTCGGGCAGTTCATCGCGGAGGGACAGAGCGATCCGGGCTTTCTGGCCCTGTTCCGAGAACGTTTTCTGTATGCCAGGCGGGACGCGGCGCGCATCATGTGGCGGCGCGGCGTAGACCGCGGAGAGATTCGCGAAGACATCGATACGGAGATCGTTCTCGACCTGATCTACGGCCCCATGATCTTTCGCCTGCTTGCCGGACACGGCTCGCTCAGCGACCGGGAGTCGGAGTTCATGGTGGAGGCCATCTTCGGTGGTATACGGAGACCTGGGTACCAGGTCTCTACGAAAACCGAACAGGATTCAAAACATCTTTGA